The region CAATGCCCCTGTTTTTAGTCAGGCAGTTTATAAAGCTGTTGTCTTTGAAAATGCTTTGAAGGAGACAGTAGTGCTGACAGTGAATGCAACTGATGCAGATACGATATCATATGGTGATGTGACTTACTCGTTTACGCACGTCACATGCAGCGTTTCTGAACTGTTTGCGCTAGAACCAACTACTGGTGAATTAAAAGTGGTAGGGCAACtagattttgaaaaaacaaaaaattaacgaGATTAATATACAGGCAAAAGACCACGGTGGTCTTTCAGATtctagtaaaataataattgaaattatTGACGTAAATGATAATGTTCCAGTTATATCAATAATGTAATTCTCGAGTACAATACCTGAAGACTCGTTACCTGGAACTGTTATAGCTATGATTAATGTCCAAGACATGGATTCTGGAAAAAACGGCCAAGTTCGTTGTTTAATTGATCACAATCttccttttaaaattaaagtatCTACAACGTACTTTTATAGCTTGGTGACAGAAAGAGTTTTAGACAGAGAACAAGTCTCAGAATATAACATTACTATTACTGCCATAGACGAAGGAGTGCCTGCTCTCAAAAATAATCTGATAATTGTACTGACTATTTCTGATGTTAATGATAATGCTCCAGAATTTGATCAGGAATTGTATACCGCTTATGTGATGGAAAACAACTCCCCAGGATTATATATACTTTCTATACAAGCTCAAGACCCAGATGCAAACCGGAATGCTCGTATTAATTACTTACTGGAACCAACACATATAAACGGAGTACCTGTATCTTCATATATTTCCATTAACTCAGACAAAGGCATACCTTACGTAGCGCGCTCGTTTGATAATGAGGAAATGAGAGAGTTTCATATCCACGTTAAAGCTCTAGGTGGAGGTTCACCATCACTTGGCAGCAACATGACTGTAAACATCTTTGTGCAGGACCAGAATGACAATGCGCCTCAGATTCTCTATCCAGTACAAATTGAAAGCTCTCTGGTGGCTGAAATGGTGCCTCGTTCAGCTGATGTTGGCTATCTTGTGACTAAAGTGGTAGCTATTGATGTCGACTCTGGACAGAATGCGTGGCTTTCATACAAACTGCACAAAGCTGCAGACAGGACACTTTTTGAAGTGGGGCTGTAAAATGGGGAGATAAGGACGGTGCGCCAGGTTGTTGATGAAGATGCTGTGAAACAAAGACTTGTTGTTTTAGTGGAGGACAATGGTCAGCCCTCTCGTTCAGCTACAGTGAATGTGAACGTGGTGATTGCAGACAGCTTCACTGAAGTACTTTCGGAATTTAGTGATGTCACACAAGATAAGGATTACAATgaaaatttgacattttatttggtcTTACTATTGACTATAGTgtcctttctttttattgtctcgATCATGGTTCTGACGTCAATAAAGTTCTGTAAATGGAGACACTCTAGTCTATTTCATGAATCAAACAGAAACCTCCATGCCATTCCATAATACCCAGCCCAGTATACAGACGTCGGGGGGACAGGAACACTTCGACATGTGTACAATTACGAGGTGTGTTTAACAACTGATTCAGGAAATATCGAATTCAAATATATCAGACCTTGTAGTCAAAGCACCTTAGCTGTTGACCCCAGTGCTTAATTTATGTCACAGATCCTTCAATACAGGTAAGCTTTAATGAATattacaccatatatatatatatatatatatatatatatatatatatatatattatatatatatatatatatatatatatatatatatatatatatatatatggcaaaattacaaagcggtatgtaattcaatatgttaacattattcatcaggtttcatttgactttatgaagcaaaattaatgaATTCTAtacagtgatgcaaaactttgggctATAGCTGTAGGCTACTTATGtaagtatgcatgcatgtatgtatgtatgtatgtggtaTACTGTCAATTCTTTAACTGTGTACCATGTTCCAACAAAATGAGAGACTCGTAGTTTCGTCTAAACTTATTCCTATGGGCATGAATAAACTGAGAACATAGATTTTCAGttatacagtgaaatacagttttgttttactgGTCTTGTTTTTTCAGAAGTCTATAAAAGACATACTTATGTtttatgcatttgtgtttatgcaATATATTAcagcatatatgtatatattacttaatgttttgttattttaaaatagaataataaGCACATATCTTTTTCTAGGAGTACTAGGTGAGAGTAGTAACAGAGTAATTTTCTTTAGCACAACATAACGATATTTTGGGTACGTTTATAAACCTAGCACGTGCTgccttataaaaaatatattgaatgtATTAATATCATTTGTATTTCGCTCCTACTATAAATTGCTAAAGGTTGCACAAAAAAGTACcacattttttagtttgtttgttttttgctttttttttttagtttttagtttttagttttttttagtaaaaattcAACTCTTGCTAGTTTATTTTAACATCAGTGCAAGCAATATTACCACTATACCAATGTTTCTGTACAGTTCTTGACTTCAACTCTAAGTGCCGCTGTTGATCAACAAGGTGATGTTCTGTAAGCACAGATCCAGCAGGACCTCCCCTATTACTGCTCAGTATAAGACAGACAACACGAGCAGCTTGCTATACAGTGCCTGGATTACAGCACAGAAACTGCGTATACAGAAACAAGGAATCGTTTTGCACAATTGGGATATACTGAGAAATCATCttcaaaaatagatatatttGGAGTTTATGAGGACATGGTAATAAATACACATAATTAATGATCATGCTAAATCCTGGATTCAGTCGATTTGAAATCGCCTTGAAAGGCTCGTCAATGAAATGGCAAGTACTGTTCTCCATTGTTTATATCTGTGCAGCACAGGGAGTGCATGGGCAGATTCGATATTCTATTCCAGAAGAAATGATGAAAGGCTCTTTGGTTGGTAATATCTCACAAGATCTGGGATTAAATCTAAAAAGGCTGTTGTCTGGCCGAGCTCGTATCTTTACTGAAGACAGCAGTGAGTACATTGAGCTAAATGTGGATAAAGGGATATTGCTTGTTAAAGAAAGAATAGACAGGGAGCAGTTGTGTGGACAGATATCTCCATGCAGTGTGAGTTTTCAGATTGTTCTCGACAGTCCTATGGAGTTGTATCGTGTTAATGTTGTAATTGTGGATGTTAACGATAATGCGCCTACATTTCCCAAGAATGCAATTACATTAGAGATTAGCGAGTCGTCAGCGGCAGGAGCGCGATTCGTGCTGGAGAGCGCCGTGGACCCCGATGTGGGCATAAACACGATACAGAGTTATACCCTTAAACCGActgatcattttaatttaaaaatacactccCAACCAGATGGAAATAAATATGTAGAGATGGTGTTGCAAACACCTTTGGATAGAGAAAAGCAAAATGAtctttctttaatattgactGCTATTGATGGTGGAGACCCTCAGAGGTCTGGTACCGTTAAAATACACATCATTGTTCTTGATGCAAACGATAATGCACCTGTTTTTAGCCAGACAGTTTATAAAGTTATTGTGCATGAAAACGCATTAAAAGGTACATTAGTGACAGTAGTGAGTGCAGCTGATGCAGACGAAGGATCACATGGGCTTGTGACTTATTCGTTTGGCCACACAACAGACAGCAGTAACGACCTGTTCGAGTTAGATCAAAATAATGGACAAATTAGAGTGACAGGGAATATTGATTTTGAAAAAGCTAAACATTATCAAATGAATATACAAGCAAAAGATCACGGTGGTCTTACGGATTCGTGTAAAGTAATAATTGAAATTGTAGATGGAAATGACAATATTCCTGTTATAACCCTCATGTCATTCTCGAGTCCAATTCCAGAAGACGCATTGCCCGGGACTGCTGTCGCAATGATTAATGTGAAAGATCTAGATTCTGGTAAAAACGGTCAGGTGCTTTGTTCAATCAACCAAAACATCCCATTTAAAATCAAATCGACTTCAAATAACTTCTATAGTTTGGTTACCGATAATATTTTGGATCGCGAAAGGGTTTCTGAATATAACATTACCATTACTGCTAAAGACGGAGGTACGCCTTCTCTGTCAAGCAACCAGACAATAACCCTAAAGATATCTGATGTTAACGATAATGTGCCTACATTTGATCAGGAGTCATACACTGCATATGTGATGGAAAACAATTTCCCGGGGTTATCCGTCTTTTCTTTACAAGCTAAAGACGCCGACTGGGACCAGAATTCACGAGTTTCTTATTTTATTGAAGACACGTTTATTAATGAAACACGTGTGTCTTCATATATTTCCATTAACTCGGATAGTGGTGTCCTGTATGCGGTACGTTCCTTTGATTACGAGAAAATAAGAGACTTTCAGATCCACGTTAATGCTCAAGATGGAGGTTCTCCTCCTCTTAGCAGCAACGTGACTGTAAACATCTTTGTGCAGGACCAGAATGACAATGCGCCTCAGATTCTCTATCCAGTACAAATTGAAAGCTCTCTGATGGCTGAAATGGTGCCTCGTTCAGCTGATGTTGGCTATCTTGTGACTAAAGTGGTAGCTGTTGATGCCGACTCTGGACAGAATGCGTGGCTTTCATACAAACTGCACAAAGCTACTGACATGACACTTTTTGAAGTGGGGCTACAAAATGGGGAGATAAGGACGTTGCGCCAGGTTGTTGCCAAAGATGCCGTGAAACAAAGACTTGTTGTTTTAGTGGAGGACAACGGTCAGCCCTCTCGTTCAGCTACAGTGAATGTGAACGTGGCCGTTGCAGATAGCTTCCCTGAAGTACTTTCAGAGTTCAGTGACAATGCGCAGGATGAGGATTACAATGACaatctgacattttatttggTGGTATCATTGGCTacagtttcctttctttttattgtttccatTATAATGCTGTTGTCAGTGAAGTTCTGCAAATGGAGACAATCCAGattgttttataaatcaaatgGAAACCTCCCTATAATTCCAAGTTCATATTATCCTCCTCAATATGCAGACGTTGGTGGGACTGGAACTCTTCGCCACGTGTACAATTACGAAGTGTGTTTAACTGCTGATTCCGGAAAGAGTGAGTTCAAGTACATCAGACCGTGCAGTGAAAGTATTGTAGGTGTTGAACCTAGTGCTACCGAGACAATGCTGCACGTGCAAAAAGAGAGGAACGTCACACTAGACACGGATATTTACACACAGGTGAGCATTTGTTTATAAAGATCCATATTAACCTatatttttgtagtcatttttgtatcaaTTTTAGAACCGACAGTTCGACGAGAAGCCCTTTGGTGTATATATATTAACTATtgttaacaatttatttaaatgaaacttTATATATCATTCGTAACCCCATTAACAAGGCTACATATGGCCACACCCAGTACCCTTCATGATTACTTTGGACACCGACATAGCAAGCATATCCGTGTTCATTATGTGTTATCATAACACTTGTATGAATGATAGCCATTAACACCTTTATTATAATTCTTAGAGTATTTATTGTAGAATTATAGTAACACATGTTATAGATAATATGAATACTTGTAGGCACTTTTCATAATGAaatactgctattattattattattattaataataatataagaatataataataataataaataataataataataataattgtcaacGTCATCGACATCATCATAGTTGTAGTAGTTCACCATCATCACATCatcatatatatgatatatatatatatatatatatattataatatatatatattatattatatgatatatatatatatgtattcatatattaaaaaagatatatatacatctaaaaaattttattttgaaagtatcAGTATTTGTGTGTTAGCCTaacatctccctctccctctctcatctaGCTATATTGATGACTTTTACATTATAGCTTGCTGTACCTtcaaacaatattgttttttgtgatgAGAGGGTCATTTTCaatagttgtatatatatatataatttgatataAATATGATGTATGCCTTATATGGTGAAGAgctatgtgtgtatgtatgtaaataagtaagaacatatttaattatttatttagacttGATCCACCAGTCCtgggttaataataa is a window of Polyodon spathula isolate WHYD16114869_AA chromosome 12, ASM1765450v1, whole genome shotgun sequence DNA encoding:
- the LOC121323860 gene encoding protocadherin gamma-A11-like isoform X5, with protein sequence MIMLNPGFSRFEIALKGSSMKWQVLFSIVYICAAQGVHGQIRYSIPEEMMKGSLVGNISQDLGLNLKRLLSGRARIFTEDSSEYIELNVDKGILLVKERIDREQLCGQISPCSVSFQIVLDSPMELYRVNVVIVDVNDNAPTFPKNAITLEISESSAAGARFVLESAVDPDVGINTIQSYTLKPTDHFNLKIHSQPDGNKYVEMVLQTPLDREKQNDLSLILTAIDGGDPQRSGTVKIHIIVLDANDNAPVFSQTVYKVIVHENALKGTLVTVVSAADADEGSHGLVTYSFGHTTDSSNDLFELDQNNGQIRVTGNIDFEKAKHYQMNIQAKDHGGLTDSCKVIIEIVDGNDNIPVITLMSFSSPIPEDALPGTAVAMINVKDLDSGKNGQVLCSINQNIPFKIKSTSNNFYSLVTDNILDRERVSEYNITITAKDGGTPSLSSNQTITLKISDVNDNVPTFDQESYTAYVMENNFPGLSVFSLQAKDADWDQNSRVSYFIEDTFINETRVSSYISINSDSGVLYAVRSFDYEKIRDFQIHVNAQDGGSPPLSSNVTVNIFVQDQNDNAPQILYPVQIESSLMAEMVPRSADVGYLVTKVVAVDADSGQNAWLSYKLHKATDMTLFEVGLQNGEIRTLRQVVAKDAVKQRLVVLVEDNGQPSRSATVNVNVAVADSFPEVLSEFSDNAQDEDYNDNLTFYLVVSLATVSFLFIVSIIMLLSVKFCKWRQSRLFYKSNGNLPIIPSSYYPPQYADVGGTGTLRHVYNYEVCLTADSGKSEFKYIRPCSESIVGVEPSATETMLHVQKERNVTLDTDIYTQQKPTNTEWRFSQGQRPGPSGSQRPEEAGPWPNPPTEAEQLQALMAAANEVSAATATLDAGTMGLSTRYSPQFTLQHVPDYRQNVYIPGSTSTLTGTNSQAEGKNPQPSSGNKKKSGKKEKK